The DNA region GGAGCATTGAAACTGGACAGTCACTTTGCCACACTGAACTTCCGTCATGCCTTCTTGTCCAAAGTAGCTGAGTTCATTGCCATCCAGTATCACACTGGCTGTGTAGAAGGTGTCCGGCTCGATCTGCACAGGATACTCAAACCACACAGGGAAGGTATTGCTGGATCCATCTGAGAAGTACTTGCTCAAGTTCTGCCCCAGGACAACACCCTGCCGCTTGAGTTCAATCTTGGCACTGTATTCTGCAGAACCACAGCTGGAGCCATACAGCCCAAAGCCTGCAATAAATACTCTTTTATCAACAGCAAACTGGATGCTGTCACAGCGACCCCGATAGCGCCACTGGTTGCTCCTATAGGCACAAGACTGGAAACGGTGACAGCGCTGGGGGACAAGGCCCTTGCGGGCTTTACTCACAAACTGCAACTCTGGCTTTTTGGCCGCAGTGTACCAGAGGAAGATGTCATTGGTCTCATTGAGAGTTAATACTCCGGACTGGGCAGCACCATTTGCAAAGTCATCAAGGGCCATTGTGGGTATGCGGATCAAGTACAGTGCCTTTCCTAGGACCTTACGTTTATTTTCAATGCTCAAGGCTAGATCTTGTCGCTGGCATTCTACTTCAGCCCAGTTGAGAGCTGCCTCAAAAACCACGATTTCTTTGGCATTCAGAGTTTCCCTGCGGAGGATACTTTCTAGTGTCTGGAAGTCGATATCACAGAATCCCTCAGACTTGAGAGCTAACTCAGCCTGGGCATCGATTACCTCCCAGCAACGCTGGGTCAGATCAGGCTCCTCGAACAGACAGCTCTGAGAGAGGAGCACACAGGCATTCTTGGCGCTCAGGCTTGTCTCCAGGAAATTAACACAGGCTCTGGCAAGGTGAGG from Ictidomys tridecemlineatus isolate mIctTri1 chromosome 5, mIctTri1.hap1, whole genome shotgun sequence includes:
- the Btbd3 gene encoding BTB/POZ domain-containing protein 3 isoform X3, whose product is MAADIFPRKKPANSSSTTVQQYHQQNLSNNNLIPAPNWQGLYPTIRERNAVMFNNDLMADVHFVVGPPGGTQRLPGHKYVLAVGSSVFHAMFYGELAEDKDEIRIPDVEPAAFLAMLKYIYCDEIDLAADTVLATLYAAKKYIVPHLARACVNFLETSLSAKNACVLLSQSCLFEEPDLTQRCWEVIDAQAELALKSEGFCDIDFQTLESILRRETLNAKEIVVFEAALNWAEVECQRQDLALSIENKRKVLGKALYLIRIPTMALDDFANGAAQSGVLTLNETNDIFLWYTAAKKPELQFVSKARKGLVPQRCHRFQSCAYRSNQWRYRGRCDSIQFAVDKRVFIAGFGLYGSSCGSAEYSAKIELKRQGVVLGQNLSKYFSDGSSNTFPVWFEYPVQIEPDTFYTASVILDGNELSYFGQEGMTEVQCGKVTVQFQCSSDSTNGTGVQGGQIPELIFYA
- the Btbd3 gene encoding BTB/POZ domain-containing protein 3 isoform X1; its protein translation is MGAALPLCLKKEIYSVRGSHSLNPRDKEPTSCCWMSQIWGLLGAPGKETVKNRSKKSSKKANNSSGTSSSSSKLPPVCYEIITLKTKKKKKMAADIFPRKKPANSSSTTVQQYHQQNLSNNNLIPAPNWQGLYPTIRERNAVMFNNDLMADVHFVVGPPGGTQRLPGHKYVLAVGSSVFHAMFYGELAEDKDEIRIPDVEPAAFLAMLKYIYCDEIDLAADTVLATLYAAKKYIVPHLARACVNFLETSLSAKNACVLLSQSCLFEEPDLTQRCWEVIDAQAELALKSEGFCDIDFQTLESILRRETLNAKEIVVFEAALNWAEVECQRQDLALSIENKRKVLGKALYLIRIPTMALDDFANGAAQSGVLTLNETNDIFLWYTAAKKPELQFVSKARKGLVPQRCHRFQSCAYRSNQWRYRGRCDSIQFAVDKRVFIAGFGLYGSSCGSAEYSAKIELKRQGVVLGQNLSKYFSDGSSNTFPVWFEYPVQIEPDTFYTASVILDGNELSYFGQEGMTEVQCGKVTVQFQCSSDSTNGTGVQGGQIPELIFYA
- the Btbd3 gene encoding BTB/POZ domain-containing protein 3 isoform X4 produces the protein MFYGELAEDKDEIRIPDVEPAAFLAMLKYIYCDEIDLAADTVLATLYAAKKYIVPHLARACVNFLETSLSAKNACVLLSQSCLFEEPDLTQRCWEVIDAQAELALKSEGFCDIDFQTLESILRRETLNAKEIVVFEAALNWAEVECQRQDLALSIENKRKVLGKALYLIRIPTMALDDFANGAAQSGVLTLNETNDIFLWYTAAKKPELQFVSKARKGLVPQRCHRFQSCAYRSNQWRYRGRCDSIQFAVDKRVFIAGFGLYGSSCGSAEYSAKIELKRQGVVLGQNLSKYFSDGSSNTFPVWFEYPVQIEPDTFYTASVILDGNELSYFGQEGMTEVQCGKVTVQFQCSSDSTNGTGVQGGQIPELIFYA
- the Btbd3 gene encoding BTB/POZ domain-containing protein 3 isoform X2; the protein is MVDDKEKNMKCLTFFLMLPETVKNRSKKSSKKANNSSGTSSSSSKLPPVCYEIITLKTKKKKKMAADIFPRKKPANSSSTTVQQYHQQNLSNNNLIPAPNWQGLYPTIRERNAVMFNNDLMADVHFVVGPPGGTQRLPGHKYVLAVGSSVFHAMFYGELAEDKDEIRIPDVEPAAFLAMLKYIYCDEIDLAADTVLATLYAAKKYIVPHLARACVNFLETSLSAKNACVLLSQSCLFEEPDLTQRCWEVIDAQAELALKSEGFCDIDFQTLESILRRETLNAKEIVVFEAALNWAEVECQRQDLALSIENKRKVLGKALYLIRIPTMALDDFANGAAQSGVLTLNETNDIFLWYTAAKKPELQFVSKARKGLVPQRCHRFQSCAYRSNQWRYRGRCDSIQFAVDKRVFIAGFGLYGSSCGSAEYSAKIELKRQGVVLGQNLSKYFSDGSSNTFPVWFEYPVQIEPDTFYTASVILDGNELSYFGQEGMTEVQCGKVTVQFQCSSDSTNGTGVQGGQIPELIFYA